Proteins encoded within one genomic window of Sphingomonas cannabina:
- the miaA gene encoding tRNA (adenosine(37)-N6)-dimethylallyltransferase MiaA, whose translation MNTPDLPLLALIAGPTASGKSALALALAERHRGTLINADASQVYADLRVLSARPSAEEEARAPHRLFGHVDGADLGYSAARWAEEAKAAIGETVAEGRLPILIGGTGLYLRTLLDGIAPVPEIDPEIRAEVRALPVAEAHAALAAADPAAAARLRPTDTTRVARALEVIRSTGRSLAAWQAERAGGIAGDHRLVPLVLLPDRTWLTARCDARFEAMMDQGAVEEVEALLARDLPETAPVRRAIGVREIGDWLAGLSTREEAVARAQAATRQYAKRQYTWLRHQPPADWGHTSETQTSTLVSEFEIRLLQ comes from the coding sequence ATGAACACGCCTGACCTCCCGCTGCTGGCGCTCATCGCAGGACCGACCGCGAGCGGCAAGTCGGCGCTCGCGCTGGCGCTGGCCGAGCGGCATCGTGGCACGCTGATCAACGCCGACGCGAGCCAGGTCTATGCCGACCTGCGCGTCCTTTCCGCCCGCCCGAGCGCGGAGGAAGAGGCGCGTGCGCCGCACCGGCTGTTCGGCCATGTCGACGGCGCCGACCTCGGCTATTCCGCCGCGCGCTGGGCGGAGGAGGCGAAGGCGGCGATCGGCGAGACGGTTGCGGAAGGGCGGCTTCCGATCCTCATCGGCGGCACCGGCCTTTATCTGCGCACGCTGCTCGACGGCATCGCGCCGGTGCCCGAGATCGATCCGGAGATCCGCGCCGAGGTCCGCGCGCTGCCGGTCGCGGAGGCCCATGCCGCGCTCGCCGCCGCCGATCCCGCCGCCGCCGCGCGCCTTCGCCCCACCGATACCACCCGCGTCGCCCGCGCGCTCGAGGTAATCCGCTCGACCGGCCGCTCGCTCGCGGCATGGCAGGCGGAGCGTGCCGGCGGGATCGCCGGCGATCATCGCCTCGTCCCGCTCGTCCTGCTGCCCGACCGTACCTGGCTGACGGCACGCTGCGATGCGCGGTTCGAGGCGATGATGGACCAAGGTGCCGTCGAGGAGGTGGAGGCGCTGCTCGCCCGCGACCTTCCCGAAACTGCGCCTGTCCGTCGCGCCATCGGGGTGCGGGAGATCGGCGACTGGCTGGCTGGGCTTTCGACGCGCGAAGAAGCGGTTGCTCGCGCCCAGGCGGCGACGCGGCAATATGCCAAGCGGCAATATACCTGGCTCCGCCATCAGCCGCCGGCCGACTGGGGCCACACAAGCGAGACACAAACATCCACTCTAGTGAGTGAATTTGAAATAAGATTACTACAATAA
- a CDS encoding acetolactate synthase 3 large subunit, translating into MAEKSGADILVEALGDLGVEVVFGYPGGAVLPIYDALFKQKKIRHILVRHEQAATHAAEGYARSTGKPGVVLVTSGPGATNAVTGITDALMDSIPMVVITGQVPTALIGTDAFQEADTVGITRHCTKHNYLVKDPSTLGATIHEAFHIATSGRPGPVVVDIPKDVQVATARYERPGPIQHKTYRPQVKPDLPAIETAVDMLAAAERPVLYTGGGVINAGPAASQMLRELAKITGAPVTSTLMGLGALPASSPQWLGMLGMHGTYEANWAMNQADLVIAIGARFDDRVTGRLDAFSPNSRKVHIDIDRSSVNKTVRIDLPIIADAGHALEAMVKLWKARQHPKPDLSEWWARIDGWRAARCLDFAESGETIMPQRAIRALYEATKDRAPIISTEVGQHQMWAAQHFGFEAPNKWLTSGGLGTMGYGLPAAIGAQLGNPGALVIDIAGEASIQMNIQELATATQYRLPVKIFILNNEYMGMVRQWQELTYQSRYSESYSDALPDFVKLAEAYGWKGIRIESRAELDDGIAAMLAHDGPVIVDCRVAKLANCFPMIPSGAAHTEMLLQAAEVSGEMDDEAKALV; encoded by the coding sequence GTGGCCGAGAAAAGCGGAGCCGATATCCTGGTCGAGGCGCTCGGCGATCTCGGCGTGGAGGTCGTGTTCGGCTATCCGGGCGGGGCGGTGCTTCCGATCTACGACGCGCTGTTCAAGCAGAAGAAGATCCGCCACATCCTGGTGCGCCACGAGCAGGCCGCGACCCACGCCGCCGAAGGCTATGCGCGATCGACCGGCAAGCCGGGCGTGGTGCTGGTCACCTCGGGCCCGGGCGCGACCAACGCGGTCACCGGCATCACCGACGCGTTGATGGATTCGATCCCGATGGTGGTGATCACCGGCCAGGTGCCGACGGCGCTGATCGGCACGGACGCCTTCCAGGAGGCCGACACCGTCGGCATCACGCGGCACTGCACCAAGCATAATTATCTGGTGAAGGACCCGTCGACGCTCGGCGCGACGATCCATGAGGCGTTCCACATCGCCACCTCCGGCCGTCCGGGCCCGGTGGTGGTCGACATCCCCAAGGACGTCCAGGTCGCCACCGCGCGCTACGAAAGGCCGGGCCCGATCCAGCACAAGACCTATCGCCCGCAGGTGAAGCCCGACCTTCCCGCGATCGAGACCGCGGTCGACATGCTCGCCGCCGCCGAGCGCCCGGTGCTCTACACCGGCGGCGGCGTGATCAACGCGGGTCCGGCGGCGTCGCAGATGCTGCGCGAGCTGGCGAAGATCACCGGCGCGCCGGTCACCTCGACGCTGATGGGGCTCGGCGCCCTGCCCGCCTCGTCGCCGCAATGGCTGGGCATGCTCGGCATGCACGGCACCTACGAGGCGAACTGGGCGATGAACCAGGCCGACCTCGTCATCGCGATCGGCGCGCGCTTCGACGACCGCGTGACGGGCCGGCTCGACGCATTCAGCCCGAACAGCCGCAAGGTCCATATCGACATCGACCGTTCCTCGGTGAACAAGACGGTGCGGATCGACCTCCCCATCATCGCCGACGCCGGCCATGCGCTGGAAGCGATGGTCAAGCTGTGGAAGGCGCGTCAGCATCCCAAGCCCGACCTGTCCGAATGGTGGGCGCGGATCGACGGCTGGCGCGCGGCCAGATGCCTCGACTTCGCCGAGAGCGGCGAGACGATCATGCCGCAGCGCGCGATCCGCGCGCTCTACGAGGCGACCAAGGATCGCGCGCCGATCATCTCGACCGAGGTCGGCCAGCACCAGATGTGGGCCGCGCAGCATTTCGGGTTCGAGGCGCCGAACAAGTGGCTGACCTCGGGCGGGCTCGGCACGATGGGCTATGGCCTGCCCGCCGCGATCGGCGCGCAGCTCGGCAACCCGGGCGCGCTGGTGATCGACATCGCCGGCGAGGCGTCCATCCAGATGAATATCCAGGAACTGGCGACTGCGACCCAGTATCGCCTGCCGGTCAAGATCTTCATCCTCAACAACGAATATATGGGCATGGTCCGCCAGTGGCAGGAGCTGACCTATCAGTCGCGCTACTCGGAAAGCTATTCCGACGCGCTGCCCGACTTCGTGAAGCTGGCCGAGGCCTATGGCTGGAAGGGCATCCGCATCGAGAGCCGCGCAGAGCTGGACGACGGCATCGCCGCGATGCTGGCGCACGATGGGCCGGTGATCGTCGACTGCCGCGTGGCCAAGCTCGCCAACTGCTTCCCGATGATCCCGTCGGGCGCCGCCCATACCGAGATGCTCCTCCAGGCCGCCGAGGTGTCCGGCGAAATGGACGACGAAGCCAAGGCGCTGGTGTGA
- the ilvN gene encoding acetolactate synthase small subunit, whose translation MHIKEEQRERHTLAVIVDNEPGILARIAGLFTARGYNIESLTVSEISEDDLISRITIVTSASAPVMEQIIAQLERLVPVHKVTDLTALGPHVERELALVKVKGTGDHRIEALRLAEVYRARVVDATTASFVFEVTGATEKIDKFVELMDELGLVEVARTGIVAIARGAEAA comes from the coding sequence ATGCACATCAAGGAAGAGCAGCGCGAGCGGCATACGCTCGCCGTGATCGTCGACAACGAGCCGGGCATCCTCGCCCGGATCGCCGGCCTGTTCACCGCCCGCGGCTACAATATCGAGAGCCTGACGGTGTCGGAGATCAGCGAGGACGATCTCATCAGCCGCATCACCATCGTCACCTCCGCCTCGGCGCCGGTGATGGAGCAGATCATCGCCCAGCTCGAGCGGCTGGTGCCGGTGCACAAGGTGACGGACCTGACCGCCCTCGGTCCCCACGTCGAGCGCGAGCTGGCGCTGGTCAAGGTGAAGGGCACGGGCGACCATCGCATCGAGGCGCTGCGCCTCGCCGAGGTCTATCGCGCCCGCGTGGTCGACGCGACCACCGCCAGCTTCGTGTTCGAGGTGACCGGCGCGACCGAGAAGATCGACAAGTTCGTCGAGCTGATGGACGAGCTCGGCCTGGTCGAGGTCGCCCGCACCGGCATCGTCGCCATCGCGCGGGGGGCGGAGGCGGCCTAG
- the ilvC gene encoding ketol-acid reductoisomerase, which produces MRVYYDRDADLNLITAKKIAILGYGSQGHAHAQNLRDSGVKEVAIALRPGSASAKKAEDAGFKVMANADAAKWADILMVLAPDEHQAAIYADDLHANLRPGAAIAFAHGLNVHFSLIEPRADIDVIMIAPKGPGHTVRSEYVRGGGVPCLMAVHQDASGNAHDLALAYASGVGGGRSGIIETNFREECETDLFGEQVVLCGGLTHLIQAGFETLVEAGYAPEMAYFECLHEVKLIVDLMYEGGIANMRYSISNTAEYGDITTGPRIITEETKKEMKRVLADIQGGRFVKDFVLDNRAGQPELKAARKLAAAHPIEKVGAELRAMMPWIGANKLVDKDKN; this is translated from the coding sequence ATGCGTGTCTATTACGATCGCGATGCCGACCTGAACCTGATCACGGCCAAGAAGATCGCCATCCTCGGCTACGGCAGCCAGGGCCATGCCCATGCGCAGAACCTGCGCGATTCGGGGGTGAAGGAGGTCGCGATCGCGCTTCGTCCCGGCTCGGCGAGCGCGAAGAAGGCGGAGGATGCCGGCTTCAAGGTGATGGCGAACGCCGACGCCGCGAAGTGGGCCGACATCCTGATGGTGCTCGCGCCCGACGAGCATCAGGCGGCAATCTATGCCGACGATCTCCACGCCAATCTCCGTCCCGGCGCGGCGATCGCCTTCGCGCACGGCCTCAACGTCCATTTCAGCCTGATCGAGCCGCGCGCCGACATCGACGTGATCATGATCGCGCCCAAGGGCCCCGGCCACACCGTCCGCAGCGAATATGTCCGCGGCGGCGGCGTGCCCTGCCTGATGGCGGTGCATCAGGACGCGTCGGGCAACGCCCATGACCTCGCGCTCGCCTATGCCTCGGGCGTCGGCGGCGGTCGGTCCGGCATCATCGAGACGAATTTCCGCGAGGAGTGCGAGACCGACCTGTTCGGCGAGCAGGTCGTGCTGTGCGGCGGCCTCACCCATCTGATCCAGGCCGGGTTCGAGACGCTGGTCGAGGCGGGCTACGCCCCCGAGATGGCCTATTTCGAGTGCCTCCACGAGGTGAAGCTGATCGTCGACCTGATGTACGAGGGCGGCATCGCCAACATGCGTTACTCGATCTCGAACACCGCCGAGTACGGCGACATCACCACCGGTCCCCGCATCATCACCGAGGAGACCAAGAAGGAGATGAAGCGCGTGCTCGCCGACATCCAGGGCGGGCGGTTCGTGAAGGACTTCGTGCTCGACAACCGCGCGGGCCAGCCCGAGCTCAAGGCCGCGCGCAAGCTGGCCGCGGCGCATCCGATCGAGAAGGTCGGCGCGGAGCTGCGCGCGATGATGCCGTGGATCGGCGCCAACAAGCTGGTCGACAAGGACAAGAACTGA
- a CDS encoding YceI family protein, with protein sequence MRRIVLASVIATVAVAAPIVAQQGMQAPGSKNPAAITGGTYQVDPGHTLVRWQVDHLGFTPYFGIFGSAAGTLTLDPKNPGAAKVDVTIPVAKVTTANEALTAHLLRPGKDGGKPDFFGPSPADARFVSTSVMVNGQSATIAGNLTLNGVTKPVTLAAEFYGAGKMPEQMGGKENVGFTATGTIKRSDFGVTMGIPLVSDEVKLDIAAAFAK encoded by the coding sequence ATGCGCCGTATCGTGCTCGCTTCCGTCATCGCCACCGTTGCAGTCGCCGCGCCGATCGTCGCCCAGCAGGGGATGCAGGCGCCGGGATCGAAGAACCCCGCCGCGATCACCGGCGGCACCTATCAGGTCGATCCCGGCCATACGCTGGTGCGTTGGCAGGTCGACCACCTCGGCTTCACGCCCTATTTCGGCATCTTCGGCAGTGCCGCCGGCACGCTGACGCTCGATCCCAAGAACCCCGGCGCGGCCAAGGTCGACGTGACCATCCCGGTCGCCAAGGTCACGACCGCGAACGAAGCGCTGACGGCGCATCTGCTCCGGCCCGGCAAGGACGGCGGCAAGCCCGATTTCTTCGGCCCCTCGCCCGCCGATGCGCGCTTCGTCTCCACCAGCGTGATGGTCAACGGCCAGTCGGCGACGATCGCCGGCAACCTCACGCTCAACGGCGTCACCAAGCCGGTGACGCTCGCCGCCGAATTCTACGGCGCAGGCAAGATGCCGGAGCAGATGGGCGGCAAGGAGAACGTCGGCTTCACCGCCACCGGCACGATCAAGCGCAGCGATTTCGGCGTGACGATGGGCATCCCGCTCGTCTCCGACGAGGTCAAGCTCGACATCGCTGCCGCCTTCGCGAAGTAA
- a CDS encoding TMEM175 family protein, with the protein MAEEGEEGRPGVGRVEAFSDGVVAIIVTIMVLELHPPVAEGMDRLWTLWPVFLAYVLSYAYVAIYWVNHHRLFGHATRVTNGLIWWNMLLLFTLSLVPFSTSYLGEHHFSREATWVYLATMLFPAIAYTFLQRVIRVTGRQGEAAETYHRQTIRKAIVATLIYIAGALLTFVSPWFGVAAAALVAVLWFLPYGPLDRLFAR; encoded by the coding sequence ATGGCGGAGGAAGGTGAGGAAGGCCGCCCCGGCGTCGGCCGGGTCGAGGCCTTTTCCGACGGTGTGGTCGCGATCATCGTCACCATCATGGTGCTCGAGCTCCACCCGCCCGTCGCCGAGGGTATGGACCGGCTGTGGACGCTGTGGCCGGTGTTCCTCGCCTATGTGCTGAGCTATGCCTATGTCGCGATCTACTGGGTCAACCACCATCGCCTGTTCGGCCATGCGACGCGGGTCACCAACGGGCTGATCTGGTGGAACATGCTGCTGCTGTTCACGCTCAGCCTGGTGCCGTTCTCGACCAGCTATCTCGGCGAGCATCATTTCAGCCGCGAGGCGACCTGGGTTTATCTGGCGACGATGCTGTTCCCAGCGATCGCCTACACCTTCCTCCAGCGGGTGATCCGCGTCACCGGCCGGCAGGGCGAGGCCGCGGAAACCTATCATCGCCAGACCATCCGCAAGGCGATCGTGGCGACGCTGATCTATATTGCCGGCGCCCTGCTCACCTTCGTCTCGCCCTGGTTCGGCGTCGCCGCCGCCGCGCTGGTCGCGGTGCTGTGGTTCCTGCCGTACGGACCGCTTGACAGGCTCTTCGCGCGATAG
- the leuA gene encoding 2-isopropylmalate synthase, which produces MLRNPETKYRPFPTIDLPDRRWPSAVIAKPPRWLSTDMRDGNQALIDPMDAEKKTRFFDLLVKVGLKEIEVGFPAAGATEFDFISSLVRSDRIPEDVTVQVLTQSRRDLIETSFRSLEGAPTAIVHLYNAISPSWRRIVFGMSREEIKQIAVDGVKVLRDQAAAYPGTDWRFEYSPETFSTAELDFSLEVCEAVMDVLQPTPEKPLILNLPATVECATPNVYADQVEWFGRHIRDRDSVVISLHTHNDRGTGVAATELGLMAGADRVEGCLFGNGERTGNVDLVTVALNMYTQGIDPGLDFSDIDEVIKTVEYCNNIPVHPRHPYAGDLVFTAFSGSHQDAIKKGFAAQEARNDDLWDVPYLPIDPKDLGRDYEAVIRVNSQSGKGGVAWVLEQDKGLKLPKRLQADFSRHVQAFADQTSRELDAADIWRLFETTYLPGAGDRITLTDYEESGQPGDRLFIGRVRVDGAERSISGRGNGLISGVVAALAEATGQALEVVDYNEHAIGHGTDVQAATYLECRTPDGRTVWGVGIDSDVATASVRAAIGAANAAG; this is translated from the coding sequence ATGCTGCGCAATCCCGAGACCAAGTACCGCCCCTTCCCCACCATCGACCTGCCCGACCGGCGCTGGCCGTCGGCGGTCATCGCCAAGCCGCCGCGCTGGCTCTCCACCGACATGCGCGACGGCAATCAGGCGCTGATCGATCCTATGGACGCGGAGAAGAAGACCCGATTTTTCGACCTGCTGGTCAAAGTGGGCCTCAAGGAGATCGAGGTCGGCTTCCCCGCCGCCGGCGCGACCGAGTTCGACTTCATCTCGAGCCTGGTCCGCTCGGACCGCATTCCCGAGGACGTGACGGTCCAGGTCCTGACGCAATCGCGCCGCGACCTCATCGAGACCAGCTTCAGGAGCCTGGAGGGCGCGCCCACCGCGATCGTCCACCTCTACAACGCCATCTCGCCGTCGTGGCGCCGCATCGTGTTCGGCATGAGCCGCGAGGAGATCAAGCAGATCGCGGTCGACGGCGTGAAGGTGCTGCGCGACCAGGCCGCGGCCTATCCCGGCACCGACTGGCGCTTCGAATACAGCCCCGAGACCTTCTCCACCGCCGAGCTCGATTTCAGCCTGGAGGTGTGCGAGGCGGTGATGGACGTGCTGCAGCCGACGCCGGAGAAGCCGCTGATCCTCAACCTGCCGGCGACGGTCGAGTGCGCGACGCCCAACGTCTATGCCGACCAGGTCGAATGGTTCGGCCGCCACATCCGCGACCGCGACAGCGTGGTGATCAGCCTCCACACCCACAACGACCGCGGCACCGGCGTCGCCGCGACCGAGCTGGGGCTGATGGCCGGCGCTGACCGCGTCGAGGGCTGCCTGTTCGGCAACGGCGAGCGCACCGGCAACGTCGACCTGGTGACGGTCGCGCTCAACATGTACACGCAGGGGATCGACCCGGGCCTGGATTTCTCGGACATCGACGAGGTCATCAAGACGGTCGAATATTGCAACAACATCCCCGTCCACCCGCGCCACCCCTATGCGGGCGACCTGGTCTTCACCGCCTTCTCGGGATCGCACCAGGACGCGATCAAGAAAGGCTTCGCGGCGCAGGAAGCGCGCAACGACGATCTCTGGGACGTGCCCTATCTGCCGATCGATCCCAAGGACTTGGGCCGCGACTACGAGGCGGTGATCCGCGTCAACTCGCAGTCGGGCAAGGGCGGCGTCGCCTGGGTGCTGGAGCAGGACAAGGGCCTCAAGCTCCCCAAGCGGCTGCAGGCCGATTTCAGCCGCCACGTCCAGGCCTTCGCCGACCAGACCAGCCGCGAGCTCGATGCCGCCGACATCTGGCGGCTGTTCGAGACGACCTACCTGCCTGGCGCAGGCGATCGCATCACCCTCACCGACTATGAGGAGAGCGGCCAGCCCGGCGACCGGCTTTTCATAGGCCGGGTACGCGTCGACGGCGCCGAGCGCTCGATCTCCGGCCGCGGCAACGGCCTGATCTCGGGCGTGGTCGCCGCGCTGGCGGAAGCGACCGGCCAGGCGCTGGAGGTGGTCGACTATAACGAGCACGCGATCGGCCATGGGACGGACGTGCAGGCGGCGACCTATCTCGAATGTCGCACGCCCGACGGCCGCACCGTGTGGGGCGTCGGCATCGACAGCGACGTGGCGACGGCTTCGGTCCGGGCGGCGATCGGGGCGGCGAACGCGGCTGGCTGA
- the folE gene encoding GTP cyclohydrolase I FolE, which produces MHGDEPDDGDLVASAPKIPVPDEVAEAVRTLIRWAGDDPNREGLLDTPKRVARAWKEYCQGYGEHPSEHLSRVFEEVGGYDEIVLLKDIPFQSHCEHHMAPIIGRAHIAYLPQDHVVGISKLARVLHGFARRLQVQERLTAEVADCIWDNLKPRGVAVVIEASHACMTARGVRTPGVAMVTSRMMGVFREDDRSRKEVLALMGVRD; this is translated from the coding sequence ATGCATGGCGACGAACCCGACGACGGCGATCTGGTCGCTTCCGCCCCCAAGATTCCGGTGCCCGACGAGGTCGCGGAGGCGGTGCGGACGCTGATCCGCTGGGCCGGCGACGATCCGAATCGCGAAGGGCTGCTCGACACGCCGAAGCGCGTCGCGCGCGCGTGGAAGGAATATTGCCAGGGCTATGGCGAACACCCCTCGGAGCATCTGAGCCGCGTGTTCGAGGAAGTGGGCGGCTATGACGAGATCGTGCTGCTCAAGGACATTCCGTTCCAGTCGCATTGCGAGCATCATATGGCGCCGATCATCGGCAGGGCGCACATCGCCTATCTGCCGCAGGACCATGTCGTCGGCATCTCGAAGCTCGCGCGCGTGCTGCACGGCTTCGCGCGGCGGCTGCAGGTTCAGGAGCGGCTGACCGCCGAGGTCGCCGACTGCATCTGGGACAATCTCAAGCCGCGCGGCGTCGCGGTGGTGATCGAGGCGAGCCACGCCTGCATGACCGCGCGCGGCGTGCGCACGCCGGGCGTGGCGATGGTCACCAGCCGGATGATGGGCGTGTTCCGCGAGGACGATCGCAGCCGCAAGGAAGTGCTGGCGCTGATGGGGGTCAGGGACTGA
- a CDS encoding TonB-dependent receptor → MKKFELLAASALTLVAATPAFAQDTAATQAPPAAATQTADEDQGGVADIVITAQRQSERLQDVPIAVSAFTAENLQQQQIVNPTALQQTLPNITYTKTNFTSSSFTIRGIGDLCVGVTCDSATAIHVNDMPLLGSRLFESEFYDLERVEVLRGPQGTLFGRNATSGVVNFITAKPDLSGIHAAGEFEYGNYDSKQAKAMLNVPLASTLGVRVAGMWLNRDGYTKNLHTGNRIDGRDLWSVRGTISWEPDPNTRLDLIGYYFHEKDDRSRIQKQLCHRDPTGVLGCLPDRLANETTNGNSLLNTIFTSTEVINLNFGAAAGLFRPLSTGSLYNPNDAYAGVVNPRGMRTVDIDFEPTYFAKEQQYTAKFFHDFGSVSLNMTGGYMENEVRSRTDYNLAVSSFSTSALQALELYASNPSPYQPLFQAIRNTLIPNGPTGGLCQSAPDPNNLGVFGGASIGCYPTSLDFDESSQKVKQYSAEAHIDSHFDGMFNFLLGGIYFDSKTYNNSYYVNSFGLDYAAAILGAGQTIGQRAAGNVTYPAVYRASPFFRNNTDFFHLKSWGVFGETYFEFNDKVKLTLGLRYNHDEKYVRARSTLLSDAIGQGVFIPYGSDSFTDAVNYANLDFDANTPGAQDFAINKVKFNRLTGRAVLDYRITPDNLLYASYSRGYKSGGINPPLSPSFAVPITFDPEKVDAFEIGSKNTFGNGKLRLNVTGFYYKYNSLQLSRIVSRTAVNDNVNADIYGVEAEAIISPVRKFVVNANFSYLHSKVSSDKFIADPRDPSGGRSDAVIIKDISNAANCAILSNTGSAVAVNTFVTAVNSAIGLRGPTAVPGTNTTGAFSVCSALQAAAANPSAPLRALFGVPTGALPFTMLGSGVDVNIRGNKLPGAPTYKASVGAQYTIDFANGMSLVPRADLNFTGNSYASVFNRQMDRLPAYEVINAQITLNGADDRWYLRGFVQNLTNNNAVTGQYTGDQASGLYTNVFTIEPRRYGIAAGFRF, encoded by the coding sequence ATGAAGAAGTTCGAGCTGCTTGCGGCTTCGGCGTTGACTTTGGTCGCCGCCACGCCCGCTTTCGCCCAGGATACCGCCGCAACGCAAGCGCCGCCAGCCGCGGCGACGCAGACGGCGGACGAAGATCAGGGCGGCGTCGCCGACATCGTCATCACTGCGCAGCGCCAGTCCGAACGGCTCCAGGACGTGCCGATCGCGGTGTCGGCCTTCACCGCCGAGAACCTTCAGCAGCAGCAGATCGTCAACCCGACCGCGCTGCAGCAGACGCTGCCCAACATCACCTATACCAAGACCAACTTCACCAGCTCGAGCTTCACCATCCGCGGCATCGGCGATCTGTGCGTGGGCGTCACCTGCGACAGCGCGACCGCGATCCACGTCAACGACATGCCCCTGCTCGGCAGCCGCCTGTTCGAAAGCGAGTTCTACGACCTCGAGCGCGTCGAGGTGCTGCGCGGGCCGCAGGGCACGCTGTTCGGCCGCAACGCGACGTCGGGCGTGGTCAACTTCATCACCGCCAAGCCCGACCTCTCGGGTATCCATGCCGCGGGCGAGTTCGAATACGGCAATTACGACTCCAAGCAGGCGAAGGCGATGCTGAACGTGCCGCTTGCGAGCACGCTGGGCGTGCGCGTCGCCGGCATGTGGCTCAACCGCGACGGCTATACGAAGAACCTCCACACCGGCAACCGCATCGACGGCCGCGACCTGTGGTCGGTGCGCGGCACCATCTCGTGGGAACCCGATCCCAATACCCGGCTCGACCTGATCGGCTATTATTTCCACGAGAAGGACGACCGCTCCCGCATCCAGAAGCAGCTCTGCCACCGCGACCCGACCGGCGTGCTCGGCTGCCTGCCCGACCGCCTGGCCAATGAGACCACCAACGGCAACTCGCTGCTCAACACGATCTTCACCTCGACCGAGGTGATCAACCTCAACTTCGGCGCCGCGGCAGGGCTGTTCCGGCCGCTTTCGACCGGCAGCCTCTACAACCCCAACGACGCCTATGCCGGCGTCGTCAACCCGCGCGGCATGCGCACGGTCGACATCGATTTCGAGCCGACCTATTTCGCCAAGGAGCAGCAGTACACCGCCAAGTTCTTCCACGATTTCGGTTCGGTCTCGCTCAACATGACCGGCGGCTACATGGAGAACGAGGTCCGCTCGCGTACCGACTACAACCTGGCGGTCAGCAGCTTCTCCACCTCCGCGCTTCAGGCGCTGGAACTCTATGCAAGCAACCCGTCGCCGTACCAACCGCTCTTCCAGGCGATCCGCAACACGCTGATCCCCAATGGTCCGACCGGCGGCCTGTGCCAGTCGGCGCCCGATCCCAATAACCTCGGCGTGTTCGGTGGGGCGTCGATCGGCTGCTATCCGACCAGCCTCGATTTCGACGAATCGAGCCAGAAGGTGAAGCAATATTCCGCCGAAGCGCACATCGACAGCCATTTCGATGGGATGTTCAACTTCCTGCTCGGCGGCATCTATTTCGACAGCAAGACCTATAACAACAGCTATTACGTCAACAGCTTCGGCCTGGATTATGCCGCAGCGATCCTCGGCGCCGGGCAGACGATCGGCCAGCGGGCGGCGGGCAACGTCACCTATCCCGCGGTCTACCGAGCCTCGCCGTTCTTCCGGAACAACACCGACTTCTTCCACCTGAAGTCGTGGGGCGTGTTCGGCGAGACCTATTTCGAATTCAACGATAAGGTGAAACTGACGCTGGGCCTGCGCTACAACCACGATGAGAAATATGTGCGGGCGCGCAGCACCCTGCTCTCGGACGCGATCGGCCAAGGGGTGTTCATCCCTTATGGCAGCGATTCCTTCACCGACGCAGTCAACTACGCCAATCTCGATTTCGACGCGAACACGCCTGGCGCGCAAGACTTCGCGATCAATAAGGTCAAGTTCAACCGGCTGACCGGCCGCGCGGTGCTCGACTATCGCATCACGCCCGACAACCTGCTCTACGCATCCTACTCGCGCGGATATAAGTCGGGCGGCATCAACCCGCCGCTGTCGCCGTCGTTTGCGGTGCCGATTACGTTCGATCCGGAGAAGGTCGACGCGTTCGAGATCGGGTCGAAGAACACCTTCGGCAACGGGAAGCTGCGGCTCAATGTCACCGGCTTCTACTACAAGTACAACAGCTTGCAGCTCAGCCGCATCGTCTCGCGCACTGCGGTCAACGACAACGTCAACGCCGACATCTACGGCGTCGAGGCGGAGGCGATCATCAGCCCGGTCCGCAAGTTCGTGGTCAACGCGAACTTCAGCTACCTGCATTCGAAGGTGTCGAGCGACAAGTTCATCGCCGATCCACGCGACCCTTCGGGCGGCCGGTCGGATGCGGTGATCATCAAGGACATCTCGAACGCGGCGAACTGTGCGATCCTGTCCAACACGGGCAGCGCCGTGGCGGTGAACACCTTCGTCACGGCGGTCAATTCCGCCATCGGCCTCCGCGGACCGACGGCAGTGCCGGGCACCAACACCACCGGCGCATTCAGCGTCTGCTCGGCGCTGCAGGCGGCCGCGGCCAATCCGTCGGCGCCGCTCCGCGCGCTGTTCGGCGTGCCGACCGGCGCCCTGCCCTTCACCATGCTCGGCAGCGGCGTCGACGTGAACATCCGCGGCAACAAGCTGCCCGGTGCGCCGACCTACAAGGCGTCGGTGGGCGCGCAGTACACCATCGACTTCGCCAACGGCATGTCGCTGGTGCCGCGCGCCGACCTCAACTTCACCGGCAACAGCTACGCCAGCGTGTTCAACCGCCAGATGGACCGCCTGCCCGCCTATGAGGTGATCAACGCGCAGATCACGCTGAACGGCGCCGACGACCGGTGGTATCTGCGCGGCTTCGTGCAGAACCTGACCAACAACAACGCGGTCACCGGCCAATATACCGGCGATCAGGCGTCGGGTCTCTACACCAACGTCTTCACGATCGAGCCGCGGCGCTACGGCATCGCTGCCGGCTTCCGCTTCTGA